One region of Agrobacterium tumefaciens genomic DNA includes:
- a CDS encoding SspB family protein — MGQDHIRYDILAQDALRGVIRKVLGEVAATGRLPGDHHFFITFLTGAPGVRISQHLKSKYAEQMTIVIQHQFWDLKVTEIGFEIGLSFSDTPEKLVVPYNAIRGFYDPSVNFELEFDVPLADEEELEEAEITAYPVSHEAKPATTSETPKSGEEKKEGSVVSLDAFRKKQ, encoded by the coding sequence ATGGGGCAGGATCATATCCGTTACGACATTCTCGCACAGGATGCCCTTCGCGGCGTTATTCGCAAAGTTTTGGGTGAAGTGGCCGCAACCGGCCGCCTGCCCGGCGACCACCATTTCTTCATAACATTTCTGACCGGCGCGCCCGGTGTGCGGATTTCGCAGCACCTCAAGTCCAAATATGCCGAGCAGATGACCATCGTCATCCAGCATCAGTTCTGGGACCTGAAAGTGACGGAGATCGGCTTTGAAATCGGCCTGTCCTTCTCGGATACGCCGGAAAAGCTGGTTGTTCCCTATAACGCCATCAGAGGTTTCTACGATCCTTCCGTCAATTTCGAGCTTGAGTTCGATGTACCCCTGGCAGACGAGGAAGAACTGGAAGAGGCCGAAATCACCGCCTATCCCGTTTCCCATGAAGCAAAGCCGGCTACAACGTCCGAGACGCCCAAGTCCGGCGAGGAAAAGAAGGAAGGCTCTGTCGTTTCTCTGGATGCCTTCCGCAAGAAGCAATAA
- a CDS encoding efflux RND transporter permease subunit, producing MTTQSPSGQDSKLAFTALFVRRPILAAVLNTLLVVAGLAALVGVEVRELPDVDRPSISVRTTYEGAAPETIDQEVTQTIEGAVARVSGVKTISSNSQFGTSRVTMEFGDNVDMAVAANDVRDAIGRVTNQLPDDADEPQIIKADSDSQPIMRLAVTSSTLSMEDLTKLVDDEVIDRLAAVDGVADVELYGDQEKVFRVDLNQAALASRGLTVTDISTALASAALDVPAGSLKSSTQDIVVRATASLTKPEDFSNLLIKDNIRLRDVATVMLGADDESTSLRSNGVQGVGLGVIRQAQSNTLNISTGVKAAVEAMSANLPQGTRIVVTSDDAVFIEGALHEVELALGLSALIVVVVLYLFLRDWRATLIPAITMPVALIGTIIAIYMVGFSINILTLLAIVLATGLVVDDAIVVLENIVRRRAEGMGPRAAAVLGTQEVFFAVIATTATLAAVFIPLSFLPGQLGGLFREFGFVLAFAVGLSSIVALTLCPMLASRMLKDGLKEPTGPLAWFGNVFASTYKKTLSACLNNPLIVIIVALVFSGLSWIAFGMIQNELTPREDRASVMMRVTAPQGVSLDYTRDQLQRIEENLQPLRDSGEIRNIYSITGMNGSSNTGFLVLTLAPWADRDRTQNQIAADVTAAANKVPALRGNAMQPNSLRIRGAGNGLQMAMVGSNYQALTAATQKLLLSMEESGLFETPRLDNEPNQAQLSVSIDRERASDLGIDITGLSRAMQSLLEGRSVVDVFVDGDAIPVRLLSSTRPINDPTDLENVFLKTGDGKIVPMSVIATLKENAVAPQLNREQQLPSVGFTANLKDGVSLGQALEKVNELSQSLLPPGARLLPLGEAATLEENSSGMLLTFGFAIAIIFLVLAAQFESVLSSIIIMSTVPLGLACAVIALLVTGSSLNVYSQIGLVLLVGVMAKNGILIVEFANHLRDQGATVREAIEKATSIRLRPVMMTMIATILGRVPLVLAQGAGAEARIALGWVIVGGLGFATLVTLYITPVSYLLIARFAKPQADEEIRLHRELELAARRKALEEDKQLLAAE from the coding sequence ATGACGACTCAGTCGCCTTCGGGTCAGGATTCCAAGCTCGCCTTCACCGCACTGTTCGTTCGCCGGCCCATTCTGGCAGCGGTTCTCAATACGTTGCTTGTGGTTGCCGGCCTTGCCGCGCTGGTTGGCGTTGAGGTGCGCGAGTTGCCTGATGTGGACCGGCCGTCCATCAGCGTCAGGACGACTTATGAAGGTGCGGCGCCCGAAACCATCGATCAGGAAGTGACGCAGACCATCGAGGGAGCTGTTGCGCGCGTCAGCGGCGTCAAAACCATCTCCTCCAATTCGCAATTCGGCACCAGCCGCGTAACGATGGAATTCGGCGACAATGTCGATATGGCCGTTGCCGCAAACGATGTGCGCGATGCCATTGGCCGCGTAACCAACCAGTTGCCTGATGATGCTGACGAGCCGCAGATCATCAAGGCGGATTCCGACAGCCAGCCGATCATGCGTCTTGCCGTCACTTCGTCCACGCTCAGCATGGAAGATCTGACCAAGCTGGTGGATGACGAAGTCATCGACCGCCTTGCCGCCGTCGATGGCGTGGCGGATGTGGAGCTTTACGGCGATCAGGAAAAAGTCTTCCGCGTCGATCTCAATCAGGCCGCACTTGCCAGCCGTGGTCTGACGGTGACGGATATTTCGACCGCGCTGGCCAGTGCCGCGCTTGATGTGCCGGCGGGATCGCTGAAAAGTTCGACGCAGGACATCGTCGTGCGCGCGACCGCGAGCCTCACGAAGCCTGAGGATTTTTCCAACCTTCTGATCAAGGACAATATCCGCCTGCGCGATGTGGCAACCGTGATGCTGGGTGCGGATGACGAATCCACCTCGCTGCGGTCCAATGGTGTGCAGGGCGTGGGTCTCGGCGTCATCCGGCAGGCGCAGTCCAATACGCTGAATATCTCCACCGGCGTGAAGGCTGCCGTCGAGGCCATGTCGGCCAACCTGCCGCAGGGTACGCGCATCGTGGTGACCAGTGACGACGCCGTCTTCATCGAAGGCGCGTTGCACGAGGTGGAACTGGCGCTTGGTCTTTCCGCGCTGATCGTGGTTGTGGTGCTCTACCTGTTCCTGCGTGACTGGCGGGCAACCCTCATTCCGGCGATCACCATGCCGGTGGCTTTGATCGGCACGATCATCGCCATCTACATGGTCGGATTCTCGATTAACATCCTTACGCTGCTCGCCATCGTTCTGGCGACGGGTCTGGTGGTCGATGATGCGATCGTGGTGCTGGAAAATATCGTGCGCCGCCGTGCGGAGGGCATGGGGCCGCGCGCTGCCGCTGTTCTCGGCACGCAGGAAGTGTTCTTCGCGGTGATTGCGACGACGGCGACACTTGCCGCAGTGTTCATTCCGCTCTCCTTCCTTCCGGGCCAGCTGGGTGGCCTTTTCCGTGAATTCGGTTTCGTTCTCGCCTTCGCTGTCGGTCTTTCCTCCATCGTGGCCCTGACGCTTTGTCCGATGCTCGCTTCGCGGATGCTGAAAGACGGATTGAAGGAACCCACGGGACCGCTGGCGTGGTTCGGCAATGTCTTTGCCTCCACCTACAAGAAGACGCTTTCCGCCTGCCTCAACAACCCGCTCATCGTCATCATCGTTGCGCTTGTCTTTTCGGGCCTGTCTTGGATTGCCTTCGGCATGATCCAGAACGAACTGACGCCGCGCGAGGACCGCGCCTCGGTGATGATGCGTGTGACGGCGCCGCAGGGTGTCAGCCTCGACTATACGCGCGACCAGTTGCAGCGGATCGAGGAAAATCTCCAGCCGCTGCGCGACAGTGGCGAAATCCGCAATATTTACTCCATCACCGGTATGAACGGTTCCTCCAACACCGGTTTTCTGGTGCTGACGCTGGCGCCGTGGGCTGATCGCGACCGCACGCAGAACCAGATTGCCGCCGACGTTACCGCTGCCGCCAACAAGGTGCCGGCGCTGCGCGGCAACGCCATGCAGCCGAACAGCCTGCGCATTCGTGGTGCGGGCAACGGCCTGCAGATGGCAATGGTCGGCAGCAATTATCAGGCACTGACAGCTGCTACGCAGAAACTACTGCTTTCCATGGAGGAAAGCGGCCTGTTCGAAACGCCGCGTTTGGACAACGAGCCCAACCAGGCGCAGCTATCCGTCTCCATCGACCGGGAGCGCGCCTCCGATTTAGGCATTGATATCACCGGCCTGTCACGCGCCATGCAATCGCTGCTGGAAGGACGTTCGGTTGTCGACGTCTTCGTGGATGGGGATGCAATCCCGGTCCGGCTGCTGTCCTCCACCCGGCCGATCAACGACCCGACCGATCTCGAAAACGTCTTCCTGAAAACGGGTGACGGCAAGATCGTGCCGATGTCGGTCATTGCCACCCTGAAGGAAAATGCGGTGGCGCCGCAGCTGAACCGCGAGCAGCAGCTTCCCTCCGTCGGCTTTACCGCCAATCTCAAGGACGGCGTTTCGCTCGGTCAGGCTTTGGAAAAGGTGAACGAGCTCTCACAATCCCTCCTGCCGCCCGGCGCCCGCCTTCTGCCGCTCGGCGAGGCGGCGACGCTTGAGGAGAATTCGAGCGGCATGCTGCTGACCTTCGGTTTCGCCATCGCCATCATCTTCCTTGTCCTGGCCGCGCAGTTCGAAAGTGTCCTGAGTTCGATCATCATCATGTCGACGGTGCCGCTCGGTCTTGCCTGCGCCGTCATCGCGCTGCTCGTCACCGGATCGAGCCTCAACGTTTATAGCCAGATCGGGCTTGTGCTTCTGGTGGGCGTGATGGCGAAGAACGGCATTCTCATCGTGGAATTCGCCAACCATCTGCGTGACCAGGGCGCCACCGTGCGCGAAGCCATCGAAAAAGCCACCAGCATCCGCCTGCGCCCGGTGATGATGACAATGATCGCGACCATTTTGGGCCGGGTGCCGCTGGTGCTGGCGCAGGGAGCAGGGGCGGAAGCACGCATCGCGCTGGGCTGGGTTATCGTTGGCGGTCTGGGTTTTGCGACGCTGGTGACGCTTTACATCACCCCGGTTTCCTACCTGCTGATTGCCCGTTTCGCCAAACCGCAAGCCGATGAGGAAATCCGCCTCCACCGCGAACTGGAACTTGCCGCGCGTCGGAAGGCGCTTGAGGAGGACAAGCAGCTGCTTGCGGCGGAATAA
- a CDS encoding efflux RND transporter periplasmic adaptor subunit, whose product MRVWKQVGVCLAVAGAGLCLWGFYSPEARNLLAGIGIGKTPVGAVEVAASGARTPGSSSGQNAGAARRDGNATLVAMAPVKQGTVNDRLNAIGSGEAIQSVVVMPQTSGTLSEIRISSGARVVKGQVLARLDDEEQVIERDKAQVALRSAVEKSSSYSNLKSVSRLDVLDAQIAEEAAKLALSTAELNLRRRDIVAPIEGVVGIVAANIGDNVTTQSTIVGIDDRSQILVNFWAPERFVTAITVGMPVEATSISRPGETFKGEVEAVDNRVDAASRTIRIRARFANDKDELRAGMSFGVTMRFAGETYASVDPLAVQWDAEGSYVWRVTDNKSAKVRVQIVQRNPDAVLVKAELAEGDQVVTEGLQRVREGGAVRVASQPKPEEVASQ is encoded by the coding sequence ATGCGGGTGTGGAAACAGGTGGGTGTCTGTCTTGCTGTGGCGGGAGCAGGACTCTGTCTTTGGGGGTTTTATTCACCCGAAGCGCGGAATCTGCTCGCGGGTATCGGCATCGGCAAAACACCTGTTGGCGCGGTCGAGGTTGCCGCATCCGGTGCCAGAACACCTGGTTCGTCATCCGGCCAAAATGCCGGCGCCGCACGCCGCGATGGCAATGCGACCCTGGTGGCGATGGCCCCGGTCAAGCAGGGCACGGTCAATGACAGGCTGAACGCCATCGGCAGTGGCGAGGCCATCCAGTCGGTCGTCGTCATGCCGCAGACATCAGGCACGCTTTCGGAAATCCGCATTTCATCCGGCGCCCGCGTCGTAAAGGGGCAGGTGCTCGCGCGGCTCGATGACGAGGAGCAGGTGATCGAGCGGGACAAGGCGCAGGTTGCGCTACGCAGCGCCGTCGAAAAATCGAGTTCCTACAGTAACCTGAAATCCGTATCCCGCCTTGATGTGCTGGATGCGCAGATTGCCGAGGAAGCCGCCAAGCTTGCACTGAGCACCGCCGAGCTGAACCTCAGGCGCCGCGACATCGTCGCACCGATTGAGGGTGTTGTCGGGATCGTGGCCGCCAATATCGGCGACAATGTCACCACGCAATCTACGATCGTCGGCATTGATGACCGTTCTCAAATTCTGGTCAATTTCTGGGCGCCGGAACGGTTCGTAACTGCAATTACCGTCGGAATGCCTGTGGAGGCCACCTCGATTTCACGCCCCGGCGAGACGTTCAAAGGTGAGGTCGAGGCCGTCGACAACCGTGTCGACGCCGCAAGCCGTACCATCCGCATCCGGGCACGGTTTGCTAACGACAAGGATGAGCTTCGGGCCGGTATGTCCTTCGGTGTTACCATGCGTTTTGCCGGAGAGACCTATGCATCCGTCGATCCGCTGGCCGTGCAGTGGGATGCCGAAGGTTCCTATGTCTGGCGCGTGACCGACAATAAATCGGCCAAGGTGCGGGTGCAGATCGTGCAGCGTAACCCCGATGCCGTTCTCGTGAAAGCGGAACTGGCGGAAGGCGATCAGGTCGTGACCGAAGGATTGCAGCGGGTGCGGGAGGGTGGTGCCGTCCGTGTCGCAAGCCAGCCGAAGCCCGAGGAGGTTGCCAGCCAATGA
- a CDS encoding ribbon-helix-helix domain-containing protein: MIRKHSTTLHGHRTSISLEDAFWDELKIIAEKRKISFAALLAEIDDNRPADSNLSSSLRVHVLNWLKSK; the protein is encoded by the coding sequence ATGATCCGCAAGCACTCCACGACATTGCACGGCCACCGCACCAGCATTTCACTCGAGGATGCCTTCTGGGACGAGCTTAAAATCATCGCCGAAAAGCGCAAGATCAGTTTCGCCGCCCTGCTTGCGGAAATAGACGACAACCGGCCAGCCGACAGCAATCTGTCCTCATCCCTTCGGGTCCATGTACTGAATTGGCTGAAGAGCAAGTGA
- a CDS encoding carboxymuconolactone decarboxylase family protein yields MSTVTKAENPEANPRVKAVFDDIRTTRKSDFINNMWLYLAFDPDLLEKTWAEVKAVMATPSALDPLVKEMLYIAVSVTNGCSYCAHSHTAAAKAKGMTGEQHADLMRVIALAAKTNQLAVALQLPVDAAFDADRRA; encoded by the coding sequence ATGAGCACCGTAACGAAAGCCGAAAATCCTGAAGCCAACCCGCGCGTCAAGGCTGTGTTCGACGATATCCGCACAACGCGGAAATCGGATTTCATCAACAATATGTGGCTCTACCTCGCCTTCGACCCCGATCTTCTGGAAAAGACCTGGGCCGAGGTCAAGGCGGTGATGGCCACACCTTCAGCGCTCGATCCGCTGGTGAAAGAAATGCTTTATATCGCCGTTTCCGTCACCAATGGCTGCTCCTACTGCGCCCACTCCCATACCGCGGCTGCAAAAGCCAAGGGCATGACGGGCGAACAGCATGCCGATCTCATGCGGGTCATCGCCCTTGCCGCCAAGACCAACCAACTGGCCGTGGCGCTGCAATTGCCGGTGGACGCGGCTTTTGATGCCGACAGGCGGGCCTGA
- a CDS encoding DUF4169 family protein: MAADIVNLRQFRKQKARSEKEKQADQNRLYFGRNKAEKNLTSALNEKAAKALDQGRLEKDDDRTDRD; encoded by the coding sequence ATGGCCGCCGATATCGTCAATCTGCGTCAGTTCCGGAAGCAGAAAGCCCGTAGCGAAAAAGAAAAACAGGCGGATCAGAACCGCCTGTATTTCGGTCGCAACAAAGCGGAAAAAAACCTCACATCGGCCCTTAACGAAAAAGCCGCAAAGGCGCTCGATCAGGGGCGGCTTGAAAAGGACGATGACAGGACCGACAGGGATTGA
- a CDS encoding AsmA family protein, producing MLGRILVFLGGLLAVVLFSALLIPYFVDWTDFRRDFEDQASRILGKKVVVHGRVEARLLPFPSVTLHDVRAGTDADGSPLIQVARFSMDAELAPFLSGEARIFDMRIEEPKAKIRLLKDGTLDWMRGSRAEIPARTVVLESVQIEGGQIEFIDEQSGRNRVVTGLNADMSANSLAGPWKAEGRAAVDGHPGSFSLSSSEPDYTNGRMGLRIRVVPDEHPVEVDLDGAIAATAGKPAYSGSFAFSFREDQKQKQQGGQSLFSSPRTRGSFELTNESVRIPSYRMELGGNENPYVVTGEATLDTGAKPEFLLTADGQQIDVNRFAPPVVQTGKTSRQPTASVRQRIEAFAAMVARIPVPPVPGKASISLPALVSDDTTIRDIRLDVRPDGSGWQVVNAVATLPGRTQLEAKGSLTLLDGPAFNGNLLVASNQPSGLANWLSGSVDPAIRQLNAAGFSADVSLTTLNQRFDNLELAIGDASLKGKLERRSDGKASNLSIDLAGNEIDLDALKALGSLALGDQVGSSVLDHRIDAKFKADRFNMAGVTANHVETAFTMAGGVLSLEKMTAGDIAGAEVKAKGQLQGSLLKYAGKGTVNLHATDMQPFFAMLQQKLPGHPFLSRLAASSPWYANSDLAMDVSVNSENGGANVAVSGTVNGSRLSAVAKMPDFLSITDDTAMSLEGVLKNQSTAILFGQAGLDPLPFDADGEGLLSVKLNGTLGSPVQTDIRFSTERTHFSMIGSFAVAAANFGEGSADLALESADIEPYLIMNAVGLPQLGGGMALKANGKMAVDAQKIAFSALGGQAGGNPFSGSLAFQRAAPHSVTGDLALRTVDLAWLGDAIYGPVIDPETGTLNAKPLAMPAFPQLKASLSLKAESFEAGPFGTVTGLSTKITHDDGNLALDDIAGTFMGGKLTGRIAMSTGEGAGIFRTKIAVNDANPESILWANANGPVATGRVAIDLTAESTGKSVGEILKSAGGSGEVRASGLVLKGLNPGAFPPILQAAEGLQQPIDAPKVRPLVDQSLWQGEIPLGNVALPFTLNGGALHFQNLRAGIDPVTLTGDATVDIAASTVNGDLDLIFNPGTEVVAGAEPSLRLNYNGPLAAPALTTDVSALGNYLSLRAFEKERRRVEAMQASVLEKQRLRRETALYRSQAAERQAEKERVEAEAKAKAEEEARLKAAAEERLRQEKEQQERLQQQQQQQQQPVPERQSTPALTVPPTEDAIRQLAPENAPANP from the coding sequence GTGCTCGGGCGTATTCTGGTTTTTCTGGGCGGACTGCTGGCCGTGGTGCTGTTTTCAGCGCTGCTCATTCCCTATTTCGTTGACTGGACGGATTTCCGCCGCGATTTCGAAGATCAGGCAAGCCGCATTCTGGGCAAGAAGGTCGTGGTGCACGGTCGCGTCGAAGCCCGGCTTCTCCCTTTCCCTTCGGTGACGCTGCATGACGTGCGCGCCGGAACGGATGCGGACGGATCGCCGCTCATTCAGGTGGCGCGTTTTTCCATGGATGCCGAGCTGGCGCCTTTCCTTTCCGGTGAAGCGCGTATCTTCGACATGCGCATCGAGGAACCCAAGGCCAAGATCCGGCTTTTGAAGGACGGCACTCTGGACTGGATGCGCGGCAGCCGGGCGGAAATTCCAGCCCGCACCGTGGTTCTGGAAAGTGTGCAGATCGAAGGCGGGCAGATCGAATTCATCGATGAGCAATCCGGCCGCAACCGTGTTGTGACGGGTCTTAACGCCGACATGTCCGCCAATTCGCTGGCCGGACCATGGAAGGCGGAAGGGCGCGCTGCCGTTGACGGGCATCCAGGCTCGTTCTCGCTGTCGAGCAGTGAGCCGGATTATACCAATGGGCGCATGGGCCTGCGGATTCGCGTGGTGCCGGATGAACATCCGGTCGAGGTCGATCTGGACGGTGCGATTGCCGCGACTGCGGGAAAGCCCGCCTATAGCGGTTCCTTCGCCTTCAGTTTCCGTGAAGACCAAAAACAGAAGCAGCAGGGCGGGCAATCGCTGTTCTCGTCGCCGCGCACCCGCGGCAGCTTCGAACTGACGAATGAAAGCGTGCGCATACCGAGCTACCGCATGGAGCTCGGCGGCAACGAAAATCCTTACGTCGTGACCGGCGAGGCAACGCTGGATACCGGGGCCAAGCCTGAATTCCTGCTGACGGCGGATGGCCAGCAGATTGACGTCAATCGTTTCGCACCGCCCGTCGTGCAGACCGGCAAGACCTCGCGCCAGCCCACCGCCTCCGTGCGCCAGCGTATCGAGGCTTTTGCCGCCATGGTCGCCCGCATTCCGGTTCCGCCGGTCCCGGGCAAGGCCAGCATCAGCCTACCGGCGCTGGTTTCCGACGACACGACAATTCGTGACATCCGGCTGGACGTGCGCCCTGATGGCAGCGGCTGGCAGGTGGTTAACGCCGTGGCAACGCTGCCAGGCAGGACGCAGCTGGAAGCCAAAGGTTCCCTGACGCTGCTGGATGGTCCCGCTTTCAACGGCAATCTGCTCGTTGCCTCCAACCAGCCATCCGGGCTGGCAAACTGGCTTTCCGGTTCTGTCGATCCGGCGATCCGCCAGCTCAATGCAGCCGGTTTTTCCGCCGACGTCTCGCTGACGACGCTGAACCAGCGTTTCGACAATCTCGAGCTTGCCATTGGCGACGCCTCTCTGAAGGGGAAGCTGGAACGGCGCTCTGACGGCAAGGCCTCCAATCTTTCGATCGATCTTGCCGGTAACGAGATCGATCTCGACGCCCTGAAGGCGCTTGGCAGCCTGGCGCTCGGCGATCAGGTCGGAAGTTCTGTTCTCGACCATCGCATCGACGCCAAGTTCAAGGCCGACCGTTTCAACATGGCCGGTGTGACTGCAAATCATGTGGAAACCGCCTTTACCATGGCGGGCGGCGTTCTCTCGCTTGAAAAGATGACGGCTGGTGATATCGCCGGTGCCGAAGTCAAGGCGAAAGGGCAGTTGCAGGGGTCGTTGCTGAAATATGCGGGCAAGGGCACGGTGAACCTGCATGCGACCGACATGCAGCCGTTCTTCGCCATGCTGCAGCAGAAATTGCCTGGTCATCCGTTCCTCAGCCGTCTGGCGGCGAGTTCTCCGTGGTACGCCAATTCCGACCTTGCCATGGATGTTTCGGTCAACAGCGAAAATGGCGGCGCCAATGTCGCCGTTTCCGGCACAGTCAACGGCAGCCGTCTTTCGGCCGTGGCCAAGATGCCGGATTTCCTGTCCATCACCGATGATACGGCGATGTCGCTGGAAGGGGTTTTGAAAAACCAGTCGACGGCGATCCTGTTCGGGCAGGCAGGGCTTGATCCCCTGCCGTTCGATGCCGACGGGGAAGGGCTGCTTTCCGTCAAGCTCAACGGCACGCTCGGTTCTCCCGTCCAGACCGATATCCGTTTCTCGACGGAGCGCACGCATTTCTCGATGATCGGATCCTTTGCCGTTGCCGCCGCCAATTTCGGCGAGGGTAGTGCGGATCTGGCGCTCGAAAGCGCTGATATAGAGCCCTATCTCATCATGAACGCCGTTGGCCTGCCCCAGCTTGGTGGTGGCATGGCGCTGAAGGCGAACGGAAAAATGGCGGTGGATGCGCAGAAGATTGCGTTTTCCGCCCTCGGCGGGCAGGCGGGCGGCAACCCTTTCTCGGGCAGTCTGGCGTTCCAGCGCGCGGCCCCCCATTCCGTCACCGGTGATCTTGCCCTTCGGACCGTCGATCTTGCTTGGCTCGGAGATGCGATCTACGGACCGGTGATCGACCCGGAGACGGGCACGCTCAACGCCAAGCCGCTGGCCATGCCGGCTTTCCCGCAACTCAAGGCCTCGCTGTCGCTGAAAGCGGAAAGTTTCGAGGCCGGTCCCTTCGGCACGGTTACGGGTCTGTCGACCAAGATCACGCATGATGATGGCAATCTCGCGCTTGATGATATCGCCGGCACCTTCATGGGCGGAAAGCTGACCGGGCGGATTGCCATGTCCACAGGCGAGGGAGCGGGCATTTTCCGCACCAAGATCGCGGTGAACGACGCCAATCCCGAGTCGATATTGTGGGCGAATGCCAACGGCCCGGTCGCGACGGGCCGGGTGGCGATCGATCTGACCGCCGAATCGACGGGCAAAAGCGTTGGTGAAATTTTGAAATCGGCAGGTGGCTCGGGGGAAGTGCGTGCGAGCGGGCTTGTGCTCAAAGGGCTTAATCCCGGCGCCTTTCCGCCGATCCTGCAGGCGGCGGAAGGCTTGCAGCAGCCGATCGACGCGCCAAAGGTTCGGCCGCTGGTGGATCAGAGCCTGTGGCAGGGCGAAATACCGCTCGGCAACGTAGCCCTGCCATTCACCCTGAATGGCGGCGCGCTGCACTTCCAGAATTTGCGCGCCGGGATCGATCCAGTGACGCTTACCGGAGATGCGACGGTCGATATTGCAGCATCGACCGTTAATGGCGATCTCGATCTTATCTTCAATCCCGGCACCGAAGTGGTTGCTGGCGCCGAACCGTCGCTGCGTCTCAACTATAACGGTCCGCTCGCCGCACCGGCTTTGACGACCGATGTTTCGGCGCTCGGCAATTATCTGTCACTCCGGGCTTTCGAAAAGGAACGCCGTCGCGTCGAGGCCATGCAGGCCAGCGTTCTTGAAAAGCAGCGCCTGCGTCGTGAAACGGCGCTTTATCGTTCTCAGGCGGCTGAACGTCAGGCTGAAAAGGAACGGGTGGAGGCGGAAGCCAAGGCCAAGGCCGAAGAGGAGGCGCGCCTTAAGGCGGCGGCAGAGGAGCGTCTGCGGCAGGAAAAGGAACAGCAGGAGCGGTTGCAGCAACAGCAGCAGCAGCAGCAGCAACCTGTTCCCGAGCGGCAATCAACGCCGGCCCTGACGGTGCCTCCAACGGAAGATGCGATCAGGCAACTGGCGCCCGAAAACGCTCCGGCCAATCCATAA
- a CDS encoding FAD-binding oxidoreductase, whose protein sequence is MALKDVVAGKRNEEGIASVLAALKQQLGDKLQTGQAFREQHGHTTTYLTLQAPDGVVFAESADDVKAVVKACALYKVPVIPFGTGSSLEGQVNAPDGGICIDFSRMNRIIEVNAEDLDVTVEPGVTREDLNVYLRDTGLFFPIDPGANASIGGMASTRASGTNAVRYGTMKDNVLAVTAVVANGEEIRTARRARKSSAGYDLTRLFVGAEGTLGVLTSVTLRLQGIPEKIAGGVCTFDSIQAACDAVIMTIQMGVPVARIELLDEVQVRACNAYSGLNYAEKPTLFVEFHGTEETAALQSQQFAEIAAECGSVDFRWTSDAAERNKLWKARHDAYWASRALAPHLDGLSTDVCVPISRLADCVVETQRDIKENGFLAPIVGHAGDGNFHVLILFDGKDAESVAKTEAFVARLNRRAIAMDGTCTGEHGIGQGKMSFLAEEAGNALDVMRAIKTSLDPNNIFNPGKLFRLV, encoded by the coding sequence ATGGCGCTGAAAGATGTAGTCGCGGGAAAACGCAACGAGGAAGGCATCGCGTCGGTGCTTGCAGCGCTGAAGCAGCAGCTGGGTGACAAGCTCCAGACTGGGCAGGCGTTTCGCGAGCAGCATGGCCATACCACCACCTATCTGACCTTGCAGGCGCCTGATGGTGTCGTCTTTGCCGAGAGCGCCGATGACGTGAAGGCCGTGGTGAAAGCCTGCGCGCTCTATAAGGTGCCGGTCATTCCTTTCGGTACTGGCTCTTCACTGGAAGGGCAGGTCAATGCGCCTGATGGCGGAATATGCATCGATTTCAGCCGGATGAATCGCATCATTGAGGTAAACGCCGAAGATCTTGACGTGACGGTGGAGCCGGGTGTGACGCGCGAGGACCTTAACGTCTATCTGCGTGATACCGGCCTGTTCTTTCCGATCGATCCGGGTGCTAATGCCTCTATCGGCGGCATGGCCTCGACGCGGGCGTCGGGCACCAATGCCGTGCGTTACGGCACGATGAAGGACAATGTGCTGGCCGTTACCGCCGTTGTTGCCAATGGTGAGGAAATCCGCACTGCTCGCCGTGCCCGCAAGTCGTCGGCCGGTTACGATCTGACGCGGCTTTTCGTCGGCGCCGAGGGCACGCTTGGGGTTCTGACCTCGGTTACGCTGCGGTTGCAGGGCATCCCGGAAAAGATCGCTGGTGGCGTCTGCACCTTCGACAGTATTCAGGCGGCCTGTGACGCCGTTATCATGACGATCCAGATGGGTGTTCCGGTTGCGCGCATCGAACTGCTTGATGAAGTGCAGGTGCGGGCCTGCAATGCCTATTCCGGCCTGAACTACGCGGAAAAACCGACGCTGTTCGTGGAGTTCCACGGCACCGAAGAGACGGCGGCCCTGCAATCGCAGCAATTTGCAGAGATCGCGGCGGAATGCGGCAGCGTCGATTTCCGCTGGACCAGCGATGCGGCCGAGCGCAACAAGCTGTGGAAGGCCCGGCATGACGCTTATTGGGCCTCGCGGGCGCTTGCGCCGCATCTCGACGGTTTGTCCACCGATGTCTGCGTGCCGATTTCGCGGCTGGCGGACTGCGTGGTGGAAACGCAGCGGGATATCAAGGAAAACGGCTTTCTGGCGCCGATCGTCGGTCATGCCGGCGACGGCAATTTCCATGTGCTTATCCTCTTCGATGGCAAGGATGCCGAAAGTGTCGCCAAAACCGAAGCTTTCGTTGCGCGTCTCAATCGCCGGGCCATCGCCATGGACGGCACCTGCACCGGAGAACACGGCATCGGCCAGGGCAAGATGAGTTTTCTGGCCGAAGAGGCGGGAAATGCGCTGGATGTGATGCGCGCCATCAAAACGTCGCTCGACCCCAATAACATCTTCAATCCAGGCAAACTGTTCCGTCTTGTCTGA